A single Streptomyces sannanensis DNA region contains:
- a CDS encoding phosphocholine cytidylyltransferase family protein: MIGLVLAAGAGRRLRPYTDTLPKALVPVDGETTVLDLTLGNFAEVGLTEAAIVVGYRKEAVYERKDALEAKYGLKLTLIDNDKAEEWNNAYSLWCAREVLKQGVILANGDTVHPVSVEQTLLAARGDGQKIILALDTVKNLADEEMKVITADGQGVRRITKLMDPASATGEYIGVTLIEPEAAADLADALKATFERDPDLYYEDGYQELVHRGFQIDVAPIGDVKWVEIDNHDDLAKGREIACQY; this comes from the coding sequence ATGATCGGCCTCGTACTGGCAGCCGGTGCCGGACGGCGTCTGCGCCCCTACACCGACACGCTTCCGAAGGCCCTCGTGCCCGTCGACGGCGAGACGACCGTCCTCGACCTCACTCTCGGCAACTTCGCCGAGGTCGGCCTCACCGAGGCCGCCATCGTCGTCGGCTACCGCAAGGAGGCCGTGTACGAGCGCAAGGACGCGCTCGAGGCGAAGTACGGCCTGAAGCTGACGCTGATCGACAACGACAAGGCCGAGGAGTGGAACAACGCCTACTCCCTCTGGTGTGCCCGTGAGGTCCTGAAGCAGGGCGTCATCCTCGCCAATGGCGACACCGTGCACCCCGTCTCCGTCGAGCAGACCCTGCTCGCCGCACGCGGTGACGGTCAGAAGATCATCCTTGCCCTCGACACGGTGAAGAACCTCGCCGACGAGGAGATGAAGGTCATAACCGCCGACGGCCAGGGTGTGCGCCGTATCACCAAGCTGATGGACCCGGCGTCCGCCACCGGCGAGTACATCGGTGTGACCCTCATCGAGCCCGAGGCCGCAGCCGACCTCGCCGACGCGCTGAAGGCCACCTTCGAGCGCGACCCGGACCTCTACTACGAGGACGGCTATCAGGAGCTCGTCCACCGCGGCTTCCAGATCGACGTGGCCCCGATCGGCGACGTCAAGTGGGTGGAGATCGACAACCACGACGACCTCGCGAAGGGCCGTGAGATCGCGTGCCAGTACTGA
- a CDS encoding iron-containing alcohol dehydrogenase family protein, which translates to MPVLTRLIPSPVVVDIRRGALDGLAGLLADQRISSSGRLAVAVSGGSGQALRERLSPALPGADWYAVADGTIDSAVKLADDIKGKRYDAVVGLGGGKIIDVAKYAAARVGLPMVAVATNLSHDGLCSPVATLDNDNGRGSYGLPTPIGVVIDLDVIREAPVRFVRSGIGDAISNISAIADWELSHIVNGEPVDGLAAAMARTAGESVLRHPGGTGDDEFLVVLAEALVLTGIAMSISGDTRPSSGACHEISHAFDLLHPRRAASHGEQVGLGAAFAMHLRGAREQSALFAEVLRRHGLPVLPEEIGFSADEFVAAVDYAPQTRPGRFTILEHLDLSTDQIRDAYADYAKTIRS; encoded by the coding sequence GTGCCAGTACTGACCCGGCTCATCCCGTCCCCGGTCGTCGTCGATATCCGACGCGGTGCCTTGGACGGACTGGCCGGCCTTCTTGCCGATCAGCGGATCTCCAGTTCGGGCCGGCTGGCCGTGGCGGTCAGCGGCGGCTCCGGCCAGGCACTGCGCGAGCGGCTGTCACCGGCCCTGCCGGGCGCCGACTGGTACGCGGTCGCGGACGGCACGATCGACTCGGCGGTCAAGCTCGCCGACGACATCAAGGGCAAGCGGTACGACGCCGTGGTCGGCCTCGGTGGCGGCAAGATCATCGATGTGGCGAAGTACGCCGCGGCGCGCGTCGGCCTGCCAATGGTGGCCGTCGCGACGAACCTCTCGCACGACGGACTGTGCTCCCCTGTCGCCACGCTCGACAACGACAACGGCCGCGGTTCGTACGGACTGCCCACGCCCATCGGGGTCGTCATCGACCTCGATGTGATCCGTGAGGCCCCGGTCCGCTTCGTACGCTCCGGTATCGGCGACGCCATCTCCAACATCTCGGCCATCGCCGACTGGGAGCTGTCGCACATCGTCAACGGCGAGCCCGTCGACGGGCTCGCCGCCGCCATGGCCCGGACCGCCGGCGAGTCCGTGCTGCGCCACCCGGGCGGTACCGGCGACGACGAGTTCCTGGTCGTGCTCGCCGAGGCCCTGGTGCTGACCGGGATCGCCATGTCGATCAGTGGGGACACCCGGCCCTCGTCGGGGGCCTGCCACGAGATCAGCCACGCCTTCGACCTGCTCCACCCCAGGCGTGCCGCGTCGCACGGTGAGCAGGTCGGCCTCGGGGCCGCCTTCGCCATGCACCTGCGCGGTGCCCGGGAGCAGTCCGCGCTCTTCGCGGAGGTGCTGCGCCGGCACGGCCTGCCGGTGCTGCCCGAGGAGATCGGATTCTCCGCGGACGAGTTCGTCGCGGCCGTGGACTACGCACCGCAGACCCGGCCGGGGCGCTTCACCATCCTTGAGCACCTCGACCTCTCCACCGATCAGATCAGGGACGCGTACGCCGACTATGCCAAGACCATCCGTAGCTGA
- a CDS encoding CDP-alcohol phosphatidyltransferase family protein, with amino-acid sequence MPRPSVAELRPVVHPAGVKDRRSGEHWGGRLYMREISLRVTRHLVNTKVTPNQLTYLMTLAGVLAAPALLVPGVWGAVLGVVMVQLYLLLDCVDGEVARWKQQFSLSGVYLDRVGAYLCDAAVLVGFGLRAADLWGSGRIDWLWAFLGTLAAVGAMLIKAETDLVGVARHQGGLPPVKDAAAEPRSSGMALARRAAAALKFHRLVLGIEASLLILVLAVLDAVRGDLFFSRLGVAVLAGIALLQTLLHLVSILVSSRLR; translated from the coding sequence ATGCCAAGACCATCCGTAGCTGAACTCCGCCCGGTCGTTCACCCGGCAGGTGTCAAGGACCGGCGCAGCGGAGAGCACTGGGGCGGACGCCTGTACATGCGCGAGATCTCGCTGCGCGTCACCCGCCACCTGGTGAACACCAAGGTCACGCCGAACCAGCTGACCTACCTGATGACCCTCGCCGGTGTCCTCGCCGCCCCGGCCCTGCTGGTGCCGGGCGTCTGGGGTGCCGTCCTCGGTGTGGTGATGGTCCAGCTCTACCTGCTGCTCGACTGCGTCGATGGGGAGGTCGCCCGCTGGAAGCAGCAGTTCTCGCTGTCCGGGGTGTATCTGGACCGGGTCGGCGCCTACCTGTGCGACGCGGCGGTCCTCGTCGGCTTCGGCCTGCGCGCTGCGGACCTGTGGGGCAGCGGGCGGATCGACTGGCTGTGGGCCTTCCTCGGCACCCTCGCCGCGGTCGGCGCGATGCTGATCAAGGCCGAGACCGACCTGGTCGGCGTCGCCCGCCACCAGGGCGGGCTGCCGCCGGTCAAGGACGCGGCGGCCGAGCCGCGCTCGTCCGGCATGGCGCTCGCCCGCCGGGCCGCCGCCGCGCTGAAGTTCCACCGGCTGGTCCTCGGTATCGAGGCGTCCCTGCTCATCCTGGTGCTGGCCGTCCTGGACGCGGTCCGGGGCGATCTGTTCTTCTCCCGCCTCGGCGTCGCCGTGCTGGCCGGCATCGCGCTGCTCCAGACGCTGCTGCACCTGGTGTCCATCCTCGTCTCCAGCAGGCTGAGGTGA
- a CDS encoding glycosyltransferase family 2 protein, with protein MLHSPGGRPPYPRKVGAVIITMGNRPDDLRALLDSVARQDGDPIEVVVVGNGAPVGDVPEGVRTVELPENLGIPGGRNAGIEAFGAHGKDVDVLLFLDDDGSLPNTDTAELCRQAFAADPKLGIISFRIADPDTGLTQRRHVPRLRASDPMRSSRVTTFLGGANAVRTEVFAEVGGLPDEFFYAHEETDLAWRALDAGWLIDYRSDMVLHHPTTPPSRHAVYHRMVARNRVWLARRNLPVPLVPVYVGVWLLLTLARRPSVPALKAWFGGFKEGWTAPCGPRRPMKWRTVWRLTRLGRPPVI; from the coding sequence ATGCTGCACTCTCCCGGGGGGCGACCGCCGTACCCCCGAAAAGTCGGCGCCGTCATCATCACCATGGGCAACCGCCCCGACGACCTGCGGGCCCTGCTGGACTCGGTCGCCCGGCAGGACGGCGACCCGATCGAGGTGGTCGTGGTCGGCAACGGCGCCCCGGTGGGCGACGTTCCCGAGGGCGTACGGACCGTGGAGCTGCCCGAGAACCTGGGCATCCCCGGTGGCCGTAACGCCGGCATCGAGGCCTTCGGCGCGCATGGCAAGGATGTCGACGTCCTTCTCTTCCTGGACGACGACGGCAGCCTGCCGAACACCGACACCGCCGAGCTGTGCCGCCAGGCCTTCGCGGCCGACCCGAAGCTGGGCATCATCAGCTTCCGGATCGCCGACCCGGACACCGGGCTCACCCAGCGCCGGCACGTCCCCCGGCTGCGTGCCTCCGACCCGATGCGTTCCTCACGCGTGACCACCTTCCTGGGCGGCGCCAATGCGGTGCGCACCGAGGTCTTCGCCGAGGTCGGCGGTCTCCCGGACGAGTTCTTCTACGCCCATGAGGAGACCGATCTGGCCTGGCGGGCGCTGGACGCCGGCTGGCTGATCGACTACCGCTCGGACATGGTGCTGCACCACCCGACGACCCCGCCGTCCCGGCACGCGGTCTACCACCGCATGGTGGCCCGCAACCGGGTCTGGCTGGCGCGGCGGAATCTGCCCGTCCCGCTGGTTCCGGTGTACGTCGGTGTATGGCTGCTGCTGACCCTGGCGAGACGGCCGTCGGTACCGGCTCTGAAGGCATGGTTCGGCGGCTTCAAGGAGGGCTGGACCGCTCCCTGCGGGCCCCGCCGTCCCATGAAGTGGCGTACTGTCTGGCGGCTGACGCGACTTGGCCGCCCTCCTGTCATCTGA
- a CDS encoding ABC transporter permease, with protein MTDTTHHGEVAMIAPSSPDDGLSAAELAAKYGLSVSGARPGLSEYIRQLWGRRHFIIAFSRARLAAQYSQAKLGQLWQVATPLLNAMVYYMIFGLILNSGRGMSKEVFLPFLVTGVFVFTFTQSSVMAGVRAISGNLGLVRALHFPRAALPVSFALQQLQQLMYSMVVLVIVAVSFGSYPSLAWLLVIPALTLQFFFNAGLAMVMARLGSKTPDLAQLMPFIMRTWMYASGVMFSIPVMLEDKPAWIAEILQWNPAAVYMDLIRFALIDGYGSENLPSHVWAVAAGWAVLVGIGGFVYFWKAEERYGRG; from the coding sequence GTGACTGACACAACCCATCACGGCGAGGTCGCCATGATCGCGCCCTCCTCGCCGGACGACGGCCTGTCCGCAGCGGAACTGGCCGCCAAGTACGGTCTGTCGGTGAGCGGTGCTCGGCCGGGGCTCAGCGAGTACATCCGGCAGCTGTGGGGAAGGCGCCACTTCATCATCGCCTTCTCCCGGGCGAGACTCGCTGCCCAGTACAGCCAGGCGAAGCTCGGCCAGCTCTGGCAGGTGGCCACGCCCCTGCTCAACGCCATGGTCTACTACATGATCTTCGGTCTCATCCTGAACTCGGGCAGAGGCATGTCGAAGGAGGTGTTCCTTCCCTTCCTCGTGACAGGTGTGTTCGTCTTCACCTTCACCCAGAGCTCGGTGATGGCCGGTGTCCGGGCGATATCGGGCAACCTCGGGCTGGTCAGGGCGCTGCACTTCCCGCGTGCCGCGCTGCCGGTCTCCTTCGCGCTCCAGCAGCTCCAGCAGCTGATGTACTCGATGGTCGTGCTGGTGATCGTCGCGGTCTCCTTCGGCAGCTACCCGTCGCTCGCCTGGCTGCTCGTGATCCCCGCGCTCACGCTGCAGTTCTTCTTCAACGCCGGTCTCGCGATGGTCATGGCCCGGCTGGGCAGCAAGACCCCCGACCTCGCGCAGCTGATGCCGTTCATCATGCGCACGTGGATGTACGCCTCGGGTGTGATGTTCAGCATCCCGGTGATGCTCGAGGACAAGCCGGCCTGGATCGCCGAAATCCTCCAGTGGAATCCGGCGGCCGTCTACATGGACCTGATCCGGTTCGCGCTGATCGACGGTTACGGCTCGGAGAACCTGCCCTCGCACGTCTGGGCGGTGGCGGCCGGCTGGGCGGTGCTCGTCGGCATCGGCGGGTTCGTGTACTTCTGGAAGGCTGAGGAACGGTACGGCCGTGGCTGA
- a CDS encoding ABC transporter ATP-binding protein, whose translation MADEKNHANETRDEHGVRIPTVIAEDVHIVYRVHGGTASKGSATAALSRILKRGESPGVRRVHAVRGVSFTAYRGEAIGLIGTNGSGKSTLLRAIAGLLPTESGRVYTDGQPSLLGVNAALMSDLTGERNVILGGLAMGMSREEIRERYQDIVDFSGINEKGDFITLPMRTYSSGMAARLRFSIAAAKNHDVLMIDEALATGDRRFQIRSEARIRELRKEAGTVFLVSHSAKSIRDTCNRVLWLEKGELLMDGPTDEVLKAYEKEAGK comes from the coding sequence GTGGCTGACGAAAAGAACCACGCGAACGAAACACGCGACGAGCACGGTGTGCGGATCCCGACGGTCATCGCCGAGGACGTGCACATCGTGTACCGCGTGCACGGCGGCACGGCGAGCAAAGGCAGCGCCACCGCCGCACTCAGCCGCATCCTCAAGCGCGGGGAGTCGCCCGGCGTCCGCAGGGTGCATGCGGTCCGTGGGGTCTCCTTCACGGCGTACCGGGGCGAGGCCATCGGCCTCATCGGCACCAACGGCTCCGGGAAGTCCACGCTGCTGCGGGCCATCGCCGGTCTCCTGCCCACGGAGAGCGGCAGGGTCTACACGGACGGCCAGCCCTCGCTGCTCGGCGTCAACGCCGCGCTGATGAGCGACCTGACCGGTGAGCGGAACGTCATACTCGGCGGCCTGGCCATGGGCATGTCGCGCGAGGAGATCCGCGAGCGGTACCAGGACATCGTCGACTTCTCCGGCATCAACGAGAAGGGCGACTTCATCACCCTGCCGATGCGGACGTACTCCTCCGGCATGGCGGCCAGACTCCGGTTCTCCATCGCCGCGGCCAAGAACCACGACGTACTGATGATCGACGAGGCCCTGGCCACCGGCGACCGCAGGTTCCAGATCCGCTCCGAGGCGCGTATCCGGGAGCTCCGTAAGGAGGCAGGTACGGTCTTCCTGGTCAGCCACAGCGCCAAGTCCATCCGGGACACCTGCAACCGCGTCCTGTGGCTGGAGAAGGGCGAGCTGCTGATGGACGGGCCGACCGACGAGGTCCTCAAGGCCTACGAGAAGGAGGCCGGAAAGTAG
- the hpnC gene encoding squalene synthase HpnC yields the protein MTGARDVRTDPHARTTLDKAADENFPVAPFFLPRAWRGDLMAVYGFARLVDDIGDGDLAPGGADARHLGVGPDRADDRLAMLDAFEADLHRVFDADGDGPRHPLLRALRPTVCRHGLTPQPFLGLVEANRQDQLVRRYETYDDLVAYCELSANPVGRLVLGITGTASPERIRRSDAVCTALQIVEHLQDVAEDLGRDRIYLPMEDMKRFHVTEADLAAPSGGASVRALVAFEAERALRLLNEGTPLVGSVHGRLKLLLAGFVAGGRAALHAVAAAGHDVLPGPPKPTKPVLLREVGAVLRTAHREG from the coding sequence GTGACCGGAGCCCGGGACGTGCGCACCGACCCCCACGCGCGCACCACGCTCGACAAGGCCGCGGACGAGAACTTCCCCGTGGCCCCCTTCTTCCTGCCGCGCGCCTGGCGCGGCGACCTGATGGCCGTTTACGGCTTTGCCCGTCTCGTCGACGACATCGGCGACGGCGATCTCGCCCCGGGCGGGGCCGACGCCCGGCATCTCGGCGTCGGCCCGGACCGGGCGGACGACCGGCTGGCGATGCTCGACGCCTTCGAGGCAGACCTCCACCGGGTCTTCGACGCCGACGGTGACGGCCCTCGCCACCCCCTGCTGCGTGCCCTCCGGCCGACCGTGTGCCGCCATGGACTGACCCCCCAGCCCTTCCTCGGGCTCGTCGAGGCAAACCGCCAGGACCAGCTGGTCCGGCGCTACGAGACGTACGACGACCTCGTCGCCTACTGCGAACTGTCGGCCAATCCGGTCGGTCGGCTGGTCCTCGGGATCACCGGCACGGCAAGCCCAGAGCGCATCCGCCGCTCCGACGCGGTGTGCACCGCGCTGCAGATCGTCGAGCATCTCCAGGACGTCGCCGAGGACCTCGGCCGTGACCGTATCTACCTGCCCATGGAGGACATGAAGCGGTTCCATGTCACGGAGGCCGATCTGGCCGCCCCGAGCGGGGGCGCATCGGTGCGCGCGCTGGTCGCGTTCGAAGCGGAACGCGCCCTGCGCCTGCTGAATGAAGGAACCCCCCTGGTGGGTAGCGTCCACGGCAGACTCAAGCTGCTGCTCGCCGGGTTCGTCGCCGGAGGACGTGCCGCTCTCCATGCGGTCGCGGCCGCCGGTCACGACGTACTCCCGGGACCGCCCAAGCCCACCAAGCCCGTCCTGCTGCGCGAGGTGGGTGCCGTCTTGCGAACAGCGCACAGAGAGGGGTGA
- the hpnD gene encoding presqualene diphosphate synthase HpnD yields MSRTVEGPVYVSAPVQAAYSYCEVVTGGQARNFAYGIRLLPADKRQAMSALYAFSRRVDDIGDGALAPEAKRERLESTRELLARIRNGSVAEDDTDPVAVALTHAARRFTIPLGGLDELIDGVLMDVRGEAYETWDDLKVYCRCVAGAIGRLSLGVFGTQPGAQGAERAPEYADTLGLALQLTNILRDVREDAGNGRVYLPSDDLAKFGCSTGFHSATPPEGSDFAGLVQFEVRRARTLFAEGYRLLPMLDRRSGACVAAMAGIYRRLLDRIERDPESVLRGRVSLPGREKAYVAVRGLSGLDARTISRQTVRRRA; encoded by the coding sequence GTGAGCCGGACCGTGGAGGGACCCGTGTACGTGTCCGCACCGGTACAGGCCGCGTACAGCTACTGCGAGGTGGTGACCGGAGGGCAGGCTCGCAATTTCGCCTACGGCATCAGACTGCTGCCCGCCGACAAGCGGCAGGCCATGTCCGCGCTCTACGCCTTCTCCCGGCGTGTCGACGACATCGGCGACGGCGCGCTGGCGCCGGAGGCCAAGCGGGAGCGTCTCGAATCGACCCGCGAGCTGCTCGCCCGTATCAGGAACGGTTCCGTGGCGGAGGACGACACCGACCCGGTCGCCGTGGCGCTCACCCACGCGGCACGCCGGTTCACCATCCCGCTCGGCGGGCTCGACGAGCTCATCGACGGCGTTCTGATGGACGTGCGCGGCGAGGCCTACGAGACCTGGGACGACCTCAAGGTCTACTGCCGGTGTGTCGCAGGTGCCATCGGACGGCTCTCGCTCGGCGTGTTCGGCACCCAGCCCGGCGCGCAGGGCGCCGAACGCGCCCCCGAGTACGCCGACACGCTCGGCCTCGCGCTGCAACTCACCAACATCCTCAGAGACGTTCGCGAGGACGCCGGCAACGGCCGGGTCTACCTGCCCTCCGACGACCTCGCCAAGTTCGGCTGCTCCACAGGCTTTCACAGCGCCACACCGCCCGAGGGCTCCGACTTCGCGGGACTGGTCCAGTTCGAAGTGCGCCGCGCCCGCACCCTGTTCGCCGAGGGCTACCGGCTGCTTCCCATGCTCGACCGGCGCAGCGGCGCCTGCGTCGCCGCCATGGCCGGTATCTACCGCCGGCTCCTCGACCGGATCGAGCGCGACCCTGAGTCCGTGCTGCGCGGCCGGGTCTCCCTGCCGGGCCGTGAAAAGGCCTATGTCGCGGTGCGCGGACTGTCCGGCCTCGACGCGCGGACGATCTCCCGGCAGACCGTGAGGAGGCGGGCGTGA
- the hpnE gene encoding hydroxysqualene dehydroxylase HpnE, whose amino-acid sequence MTHDPRRSGHAVVVGGGLAGITSALELADAGMRVTLLEGRPRLGGLVFSFRRGELTVDNGQHVYLRCCTAYRWFLDRVGGAPLAPIQDRLDVPVLDVAHRNGPRLGRLRRAALPVPLHLAASLATYPHLSLAERASVGRAALALKGLDPADPALDGIDFATWLGRHGQSARTVEALWDLVGVATLNATAAHASMGLAAMVFKTGLLSDPGAADIGWSQVPLGELHHTLARKALDSAGVRTELRTRVSAISRTEGGSWHVDVPGERLEADAVVLAVPQQETHGLLPHGALDDPGMLLDIGTAPILNVHVVYDRKVLHRPFFTALGSPVQWVFDRTDASGLTGGGQYLAVSQSAAHDDIDTPVAELRERYLPELERLLPAARRAQVRDFFVTRERTATFAPTPGVGRLRPAARTNAPGLYLAGAWTATGWPATMEGAVRSGITAAGAALSSLGRPHRHPLKEAV is encoded by the coding sequence ATGACACACGACCCCAGACGGTCCGGGCATGCCGTGGTCGTCGGCGGAGGGCTTGCCGGCATCACGTCGGCGCTGGAACTGGCCGACGCCGGAATGCGGGTGACCCTGCTCGAGGGCCGTCCGCGGCTCGGCGGACTGGTCTTCTCGTTCCGGCGCGGCGAACTCACCGTCGACAATGGCCAGCATGTGTATCTGCGCTGCTGCACCGCGTACCGGTGGTTCCTCGACCGCGTCGGCGGAGCCCCACTGGCGCCCATTCAGGACCGGCTCGACGTACCGGTTCTCGACGTGGCGCACCGCAACGGACCGCGGCTCGGCCGACTGCGCCGTGCCGCGCTGCCGGTGCCGCTCCACCTGGCCGCCAGCCTCGCCACCTATCCGCACCTCTCGCTCGCCGAGCGGGCGTCCGTCGGGCGTGCCGCCCTCGCGCTGAAGGGGCTGGACCCGGCCGACCCGGCCCTGGACGGCATCGACTTCGCGACCTGGCTCGGCCGCCACGGCCAGTCGGCCCGTACCGTCGAGGCGCTCTGGGATCTGGTCGGTGTCGCCACGCTCAACGCCACCGCGGCGCACGCCTCCATGGGCCTCGCCGCGATGGTCTTCAAGACCGGACTCCTCTCCGACCCGGGCGCCGCCGACATCGGCTGGTCTCAGGTGCCCCTCGGTGAACTGCACCACACACTGGCCCGCAAGGCCCTGGACTCCGCGGGCGTACGAACCGAGCTGCGCACCCGCGTCAGCGCCATCTCCCGTACTGAGGGCGGTAGTTGGCACGTCGACGTTCCCGGCGAGCGGCTCGAGGCCGACGCGGTCGTCCTCGCCGTGCCGCAGCAGGAGACACACGGTCTGCTGCCGCACGGGGCGCTCGACGACCCCGGCATGCTGCTGGACATCGGTACCGCGCCCATCCTGAACGTCCATGTCGTCTACGACCGGAAGGTGCTGCACCGGCCCTTCTTCACCGCGCTCGGCAGCCCGGTGCAGTGGGTCTTCGACCGCACCGACGCCTCCGGGCTCACCGGCGGCGGCCAGTACCTCGCGGTGTCGCAGTCCGCGGCCCACGACGACATCGACACCCCGGTCGCCGAACTGCGCGAGCGGTATCTCCCCGAACTCGAGCGACTGCTGCCCGCGGCACGCCGCGCACAGGTACGGGACTTCTTCGTCACCCGGGAGCGGACAGCCACGTTCGCCCCCACTCCCGGCGTCGGACGGCTGCGCCCCGCGGCCCGTACGAACGCCCCCGGCCTGTATCTGGCCGGCGCGTGGACGGCCACTGGCTGGCCCGCGACCATGGAGGGCGCCGTGCGCAGTGGCATCACCGCTGCGGGCGCGGCACTCTCCTCACTTGGCCGCCCCCACCGCCATCCACTGAAGGAGGCGGTGTGA
- a CDS encoding polyprenyl synthetase family protein — protein MPSANPAVDTADVAALLDRGKTLSTPVLRTVVDRLAAPMDTVAAYHFGWIDEQGRPADGDGGKAVRPALALLSAEAAGAAPEAGIPGAVAVELVHNFSLLHDDLMDGDEQRRHRDTVWKVYGPAQAILVGDALFALANEVLLELGTVEAGRATRRLTTASRKLIDGQAQDISYEHRERVTVEQCLEMEGNKTGALLACACSIGAVLGGADDRTADTLEAYGYHLGLAFQAVDDLLGIWGDPQSTGKQTWSDLRQRKKSLPVVAALAAGGRASERLGELLAADAKSSDFDSFSEEEFATRAALIEEAGGREWTSQEARRQHTIAVEALHGVDMPERVREQLTALADFVVVRKR, from the coding sequence GTGCCCTCGGCGAATCCGGCTGTCGACACCGCGGACGTCGCCGCGCTGCTCGATCGCGGCAAAACCCTGTCCACCCCGGTGCTGCGCACCGTCGTGGACCGGCTTGCCGCGCCCATGGACACCGTCGCCGCGTACCACTTCGGTTGGATCGACGAGCAGGGCCGTCCCGCCGACGGTGACGGCGGGAAGGCCGTACGTCCCGCACTCGCGCTGCTCTCCGCGGAGGCGGCCGGCGCCGCCCCCGAGGCCGGCATCCCCGGTGCGGTCGCCGTCGAGCTGGTGCACAACTTCTCGCTGCTGCACGACGACCTGATGGACGGCGACGAGCAGCGGCGCCACCGGGACACCGTGTGGAAGGTGTACGGGCCGGCCCAGGCCATCCTGGTCGGCGACGCCCTCTTCGCACTGGCCAATGAGGTCCTGCTGGAGCTCGGCACGGTCGAGGCAGGGCGGGCCACCCGCCGGCTGACCACCGCCAGCCGCAAGCTGATCGACGGCCAGGCGCAGGACATCAGCTACGAGCACCGGGAGCGGGTCACCGTCGAGCAGTGCCTGGAGATGGAGGGCAACAAGACGGGTGCCCTGCTCGCCTGTGCCTGTTCCATCGGTGCGGTGCTCGGCGGCGCCGATGACCGTACCGCCGACACCCTGGAGGCGTACGGCTACCACCTCGGCCTCGCCTTCCAGGCGGTCGACGACCTGCTGGGCATCTGGGGCGACCCCCAGTCCACCGGCAAGCAGACCTGGAGCGACCTGCGCCAGCGCAAGAAGTCCCTGCCGGTCGTGGCCGCACTCGCCGCGGGCGGCAGGGCCTCGGAACGGCTCGGTGAGCTGCTCGCCGCCGATGCCAAGAGCAGCGACTTCGACAGCTTCTCCGAGGAGGAGTTCGCCACCAGGGCGGCCCTGATCGAGGAGGCGGGCGGCCGCGAGTGGACCTCCCAGGAGGCCCGTCGGCAGCACACCATCGCCGTCGAGGCCCTGCACGGAGTCGACATGCCGGAACGGGTAAGGGAGCAGCTGACCGCACTCGCCGACTTCGTGGTCGTGCGCAAGAGATGA